In Neovison vison isolate M4711 chromosome 14, ASM_NN_V1, whole genome shotgun sequence, the following proteins share a genomic window:
- the LOC122896066 gene encoding uncharacterized protein LOC122896066, with protein MTQSTQGQQQPHSSLLCTRPFQKAVRRGQGGSQRSPCDPLVLLCSLLMDPRPWKQRASPSSRTLTSCRSRGTSENACNFEVRTSVIVKVMGTADELGVVTRTCEGNTKFPGENTQNKQAGAAGGLCPRGHSGAARPDSPRRQPDLAVHVLSGAVQNLPSCGHRPPVFGSPVSGGRWDSRSLSSAAFALLVALPGMPSALSPPGQDPWRQGPCSTPPIPLPLRRCRTQCPASVPVNAAATTCFCFHPTQGTLQPDPWPLLLTPCPLPAGKASVTPRAQGPHMEPPFSQKHYLLPDSS; from the exons CTCTTTGCTCTGCACGAGGCCCTTCCAGAAAGCAGTGAGGAGAGGACAGGGAGGATCACAG AGAAGTCCCTGTGACCCGCTGGTCCTCTTGTGCAGCCTCCTGATGGACCCAAGGCCCTGGAAACAGCGAGCAAGCCCGTCATCTAGGACCCTGACGTCGTGCAG ATCCCGGGGCACGTCTGAAAATGCCTGTAACTTTGAAGTCCGGACAAGTGTCATTGTCAAGGTCATGGGCACTGCTGATGAGCTTGGTGTGGTCACACGCACATGTGAAGGAAACACCAAATTTCCAGGAGAAAACACCCAAAATAAACAG GCAGGAGCTGCTGGAGGCCTGTGCCCACGGGGTCACTCGGGTGCAGCCAGACCCGACAGCCCGCGCCGGCAGCCAGACTTGGCTGTGCATGTGCTCAGTGGCGCAGTGCAGAACCTGCCTTCCTGCGGTCACCGTCCCCCAGTGTTTGGAAGCCCTGTCTCTGGAGGTCGCTGGGACTCGAG GAGCCTGTCTTCAGCTGCCTTCGCCCTGCTGGTCGCTCTGCCGGGAATGCCCTCAGCTCTGTCTCCACCAGGCCAG GATCCCTGGAGGCAGGGTCCCTGCAGCACGCCCCCAATTCCTCTGCCTCTACGCAGGTGCCGGACTCAGTGCCCTGCCTCTGTCCCCGTGAATGCAGCTGCCACCACCTGCTTCTGCTTCCACCCCACACAGGGCACCCTTCAGCCGGACCCCTGGCCTCTTCTCTTAACC CCTTGTCCCCTGCCAGCCGGGAAAGCTTCGGTCACACCCCGGGCCCAAGGACCACACATGGAGCCGCCGTTCTCGCAGAAGCATTATTTATTGCCAGATTCCAGCTGA
- the ZG16B gene encoding zymogen granule protein 16 homolog B, giving the protein MLLGLTLCLLWSATCWAEQMYGVGGGTYFSTSSDCEITGVRVAVGLIGLVKSIQVRCGNSWGPVFGASGGMTQEFLLQPGEHIDTISGSYRVFIRFLFISTDWGRYATFGRESGNTFLAGGDGKVLTGICGQHKILGLSGLCFHWDYPPEEEETTASPPTSTACK; this is encoded by the exons ATGCTGCTGGGGCTGACTCTCTGCCTCCTGTGGAGCGCCACCTGCTGGGCAGAGC AGATGTATGGGGTCGGAGGAGGCACATATTTCAGCACCTCCAGTGACTGTGAAATCACCGGAGTCCGGGTGGCCGTGGGTCTCATTGGCCTGGTGAAGAG CATCCAGGTGCGATGTGGCAACTCCTGGGGCCCGGTGTTTGGCGCCTCGGGTGGGATGACCCAGGAGTTCCTCCTGCAGCCGGGAGAACACATCGATACCATCTCTGGCTCCTACAGGGTGTTTATCCGGTTCCTGTTCATATCCACAGACTGGGGGCGCTATGCCACGTTTGGGCGGGAAAGTGGCAACACCTTCTTGGCCGGTGGGGATGGGAAGGTGCTCACAGGAATCTGTGGTCAGCATAAGATTTTAGGCCTTTCGGGCCTCTGCTTTCACTGGGACTACCCTCCCGAGGAGGAGGAGACCACTGCATCACCCCCTACCTCGACTGCATGCAAGTAG